One part of the Granulicella arctica genome encodes these proteins:
- a CDS encoding VirB3 family type IV secretion system protein — MTKRGEPLPINQALNRPRAKLGLDLTAWMAIVFVCVTVFLVGFRLLAMLAFPTLAVAAWLIVRKHPKMFQLWGLGLNQKSYYDPRKH, encoded by the coding sequence ATGACCAAGCGGGGAGAGCCGTTACCGATCAATCAAGCGCTGAATCGACCGAGAGCCAAGCTTGGTCTCGATCTTACAGCATGGATGGCGATCGTATTCGTCTGCGTAACGGTTTTCCTCGTTGGTTTTCGCTTGTTGGCGATGCTGGCCTTTCCCACGCTTGCTGTTGCAGCGTGGTTGATCGTCCGCAAACACCCAAAGATGTTCCAACTGTGGGGCCTGGGCCTCAACCAAAAGAGCTACTATGACCCGCGCAAACACTGA
- a CDS encoding VirB4 family type IV secretion system protein, whose translation MTRANTEQSKHTPWFAKAGAACSIVPIARFVGPSIFALKGGGYGCLFALTGIDEEGLTDLELDSRMRSIEGALRGLPEGSCLYQYTRVMSGFNLPRQTRYANPATEVFVTDRLTHLEKTAAFRRIDLYWCLTLEPSQVKAFEQKPQENAVDTSRMLAELEKTATILQSHLGSALGLRLLDKAHAFQFFSYLFNLEEWAEHDHLRSDTGVDRQIVKSPVAWHSDYLQVGKRHVQTFSLKMTPEASRPCLFSGLLTLDCDSVFCSSWRPKSTTAARSEIDAQEKFISFFKVGVLTRVMSGRDTASLETGAGAKAANNSVDDLSDVIRSLDKKAQGEYSLCLLLAARSQEQLRNTVPAVHRIFVDARAQVMEETLGNLSAFYAMFPGNHKFNVFPLWLAEDHHARLSSVFAPHIGHPYSEDLDSEYLNVFETRTRTPFFQDVYVDGVRVMLIIGPTGSGKSVHANAAIALEQKYGGFTYIFDIGGSYESVVELYGGRVDRVGKDGPRVNPFALEPTESNIKFLYSFIKLLLTNGGAELEPEDDDVIHKAVQDMYLLDPENRRLSNLFLPKKLDRYLSKWVGKGIYNAVFDNVEDSLSLSRLQCFDFQGVNNEQYADLIEPLMVWLLRRINDVLYNPANLGVPKHILIEEIFSSMKNKQLLDGALASIKTVRKNLGGVTMIGQSADDLGANADSIVNSCTSFLFLKDATFNRKRYAELFKMNEQQIALFESLQAREALYMRRDGITKVVTLNLDRRSYAIFSTKPKDRVRRSKLIEKYGLTEGIDRFAQGETV comes from the coding sequence ATGACCCGCGCAAACACTGAGCAATCGAAACATACGCCGTGGTTTGCGAAGGCCGGGGCCGCGTGCAGCATCGTTCCAATTGCACGCTTCGTCGGCCCGAGCATCTTCGCCCTTAAAGGGGGCGGTTACGGATGCCTGTTCGCGCTCACCGGGATCGATGAAGAGGGCTTGACCGATCTGGAGTTGGACTCGCGAATGCGCTCCATCGAAGGGGCCTTGCGCGGCCTGCCCGAGGGGTCATGCCTCTATCAGTACACCCGTGTCATGTCTGGTTTCAATCTTCCCAGGCAGACCAGATACGCGAATCCTGCCACAGAGGTGTTTGTTACAGACCGCCTTACCCATCTTGAAAAGACAGCCGCGTTTCGCCGTATCGACCTGTACTGGTGCCTTACGCTGGAGCCGTCGCAGGTGAAAGCGTTCGAGCAAAAGCCGCAGGAGAACGCCGTGGATACATCACGGATGCTCGCGGAGCTTGAGAAGACAGCAACGATCCTTCAGAGTCATCTTGGCAGCGCGCTGGGCCTGCGGCTGCTCGACAAGGCCCATGCCTTCCAGTTCTTCAGCTACCTATTCAACCTTGAGGAATGGGCCGAGCATGACCATCTCCGCAGCGATACCGGCGTAGACCGCCAGATCGTGAAGAGTCCGGTTGCATGGCATAGCGATTACCTCCAGGTGGGCAAGCGCCATGTGCAGACGTTCTCCCTCAAGATGACGCCGGAGGCGTCGAGGCCTTGCCTCTTCTCCGGCCTGCTCACGCTCGACTGCGATAGTGTCTTCTGCTCATCATGGCGACCCAAATCGACGACAGCGGCCCGCAGCGAGATCGACGCTCAGGAGAAGTTCATCTCATTCTTCAAGGTTGGAGTCTTGACACGAGTGATGAGCGGGCGCGATACCGCCTCGCTCGAAACCGGGGCTGGTGCGAAGGCTGCCAACAACAGCGTCGATGACCTTAGCGATGTCATCCGCTCGCTAGATAAGAAGGCCCAGGGCGAATACTCCCTGTGTTTGCTCTTAGCAGCGCGCAGCCAGGAGCAGTTGCGTAACACCGTCCCCGCAGTGCATCGGATCTTCGTCGATGCCCGCGCTCAGGTGATGGAGGAGACGCTTGGCAACCTATCGGCGTTCTACGCGATGTTCCCCGGCAACCACAAATTCAACGTCTTCCCGCTGTGGCTGGCTGAAGACCATCACGCGCGGCTTTCCTCTGTGTTCGCTCCACACATCGGCCATCCTTACTCGGAAGACCTCGATAGCGAGTACCTGAATGTCTTCGAGACACGCACCCGGACGCCATTTTTTCAGGACGTGTATGTGGATGGCGTGCGGGTCATGCTCATCATCGGTCCTACGGGATCAGGCAAGTCCGTACACGCTAACGCAGCTATCGCGTTGGAGCAGAAGTATGGTGGCTTTACCTATATTTTTGACATCGGCGGCAGCTACGAGAGCGTCGTGGAGCTGTACGGCGGGCGCGTTGACCGCGTCGGCAAAGACGGTCCGAGAGTGAATCCGTTTGCGCTGGAGCCGACCGAAAGCAACATCAAGTTCCTGTACTCGTTTATCAAGCTCCTGCTCACCAACGGCGGCGCGGAACTGGAGCCGGAAGACGATGATGTGATCCACAAGGCCGTGCAGGATATGTACCTGCTCGACCCGGAGAATCGCCGCCTGTCGAATCTCTTTCTGCCGAAGAAGCTCGACCGCTACCTGTCGAAGTGGGTTGGCAAGGGCATTTACAACGCCGTCTTTGACAACGTCGAAGACAGCCTCTCCCTCTCTCGCCTGCAATGCTTCGACTTCCAGGGTGTGAACAACGAGCAATACGCCGACCTGATCGAGCCGCTGATGGTGTGGCTGCTACGGCGGATCAATGACGTTCTGTACAACCCCGCCAATCTGGGCGTTCCCAAGCACATCCTCATCGAAGAGATCTTCTCTTCGATGAAGAACAAGCAGCTCCTTGACGGTGCGCTCGCTTCCATCAAGACGGTTCGTAAAAATCTTGGCGGCGTCACCATGATCGGGCAGTCCGCCGACGATCTTGGGGCCAACGCCGATAGCATCGTGAACTCCTGTACATCGTTCCTGTTCCTGAAGGATGCGACCTTCAACCGAAAGCGTTATGCCGAGCTGTTCAAGATGAACGAGCAGCAGATTGCACTCTTTGAAAGCTTGCAGGCCCGCGAGGCCCTGTACATGCGACGCGACGGCATCACGAAGGTCGTCACGTTGAACCTCGATAGGCGCAGCTATGCCATCTTCTCTACCAAGCCGAAGGACCGGGTGCGCCGGTCGAAGCTGATCGAAAAGTACGGTCTCACCGAGGGCATCGATCGCTTTGCCCAAGGCGAGACTGTGTGA
- a CDS encoding TrbG/VirB9 family P-type conjugative transfer protein has protein sequence MKPLIPIVVSAGLALASAACQAADTHPLQPNAPHTVTVTEADTPPVIRAGLLQSTLIVLPAEEKVANVFAGDTVDWVFDGGHVASRFISVKPKVANGSTDIHIVSDHGNEYTLQLHEVSSEPDAHFDSKIFIAPGDQAAKDRLTQLPVFVPAADLDKAKQEAATAKAAQAAELKAEETKAEQYRSQYPGNLHFDYTWDQSKGKALGLQQIWRDDKFTYLRGQFQESPALYELKDGKGSLINFDFNAGLYTVPKKLDNGYLAIGKQKVEFHRVGGAK, from the coding sequence ATGAAACCACTTATCCCCATCGTCGTCTCCGCCGGACTCGCGCTGGCCTCTGCCGCGTGCCAGGCAGCCGATACTCATCCTCTGCAACCCAATGCCCCCCATACCGTCACCGTGACCGAGGCGGACACGCCTCCTGTGATCCGCGCCGGCCTGCTGCAATCGACACTGATCGTCCTTCCCGCTGAGGAGAAGGTCGCGAATGTCTTCGCCGGTGACACTGTCGATTGGGTGTTTGACGGAGGCCATGTCGCGAGCCGGTTCATCAGCGTCAAGCCTAAGGTGGCGAATGGATCGACAGACATTCATATCGTCTCTGACCACGGAAACGAGTACACCTTGCAGCTCCATGAAGTCTCCAGTGAGCCGGATGCCCACTTCGATTCCAAAATCTTCATTGCTCCCGGTGACCAGGCGGCAAAGGACCGGCTGACGCAGCTTCCTGTGTTCGTGCCTGCCGCTGATTTGGACAAGGCCAAGCAGGAGGCAGCTACCGCCAAAGCAGCGCAGGCAGCGGAGTTGAAGGCAGAAGAGACGAAAGCCGAGCAGTATCGGAGCCAGTATCCGGGCAACCTCCACTTCGATTACACATGGGACCAATCGAAGGGTAAGGCTCTTGGCCTTCAGCAGATATGGCGCGACGACAAGTTCACGTACCTGCGCGGGCAGTTTCAGGAGAGTCCGGCTCTCTATGAGTTGAAGGACGGTAAGGGCTCGCTCATCAACTTCGATTTCAACGCTGGCCTATATACGGTGCCGAAGAAGTTGGACAACGGCTATCTCGCCATCGGCAAACAAAAGGTGGAGTTCCACCGCGTGGGAGGGGCGAAATAG